In Populus alba chromosome 1, ASM523922v2, whole genome shotgun sequence, a single window of DNA contains:
- the LOC118040241 gene encoding uncharacterized protein: MSRLSPRSPIIFSQSTLLRKPPPTEKKLECTLEELCYGCVKQIMTSRDVIINGIIEQQGEMVNITVKPGWKKGTRIAFEGKGDERPGYQPADLIFLIDEKPHLLFEREDDDLVYKAAIPLAQALVGCAISVPLLEGERMSLSFDVVLYPGYVKIIKGQGMPTANEIGKRGDLRIKFLINFPMSLSPEQRFDSSSILKDCSYNDFL, translated from the exons ATGAGTCGATTAAGCCCTAGATCCCCCATTATCTTCTCTCAATCTACTCTTTTGAGAAAACCTCCACCAACTGAAAAGAAGCTTGAGTGCACCCTAGAGGAGTTGTGCTATGGATGTGTCAAGCAAATTATGACCAGTAGAGACGTTATAATAAATGG GATAATTGAACAGCAAGGAGAGATGGTGAACATAACGGTGAAGCCAGGATGGAAGAAAGGAACAAGAATTGCATTCGAAGGAAAAGGTGACGAGAGACCAGGCTATCAGCCAGCTGACTTGATTTTCTTGATAGATGAAAAACCACACTTGTTATTTGAAAGAGAAGATGATGACTTGGTCTATAAAGCTGCGATCCCATTGGCACAGGCTCTTGTAGGCTGTGCCATTTCAGTTCCATTGCTGGAAGGTGAGAGAATGAGCTTATCGTTCGACGTCGTATTATATCCAGGATATGTAAAGATCATCAAGGGCCAAGGCATGCCGACTGCAAACGAAATAGGAAAGAGAGGTGACCTAAGAATCaagtttttgattaatttcccGATGTCCTTGAGTCCTGAACAACGATTTGATTCTTCGAGTATTCTAAAAGATTGCTCATATAATGATTttctttaa